The genomic stretch GGATAAGGTTGCCTATGAGGTTAGTAATGAAAATTTGAAAAAGGCTAACGATTTGAAAGATGAATTTTTAGATGGAACACCGGCGAATTTTAGTATTGTAGATGCTTTTTATTCCAATCGGATTACTTTTTTGGTGGCGGAAGATGGACGTTTGTTTCGTCGATTATTTTCAGAAAATTATTTAGGGGGAAAATTCTTGACAGAACCTTATGAAATAGATAGTAAGGGATATGAAGTTGATTTTATAGGTAATGGACAAACAAGTAACTGGACTTCACAGCGTTTAGCTTATGATCGGAAAAATCATAGGGTATTAACAATTAATCATTCAACAGTTGCTGCGTCAATGGGGGCTATTTTTCCAGTAACTTTTGTCGGAACAGGACATGCTGTAACACCTTGGGATATGGGTGAAAATTCTGAAGTTTTAGCTATAAGCGAAAAAGAAGATGAGTGGCTAAGCCCTTATACTTTAAAGTTGTATAGGATGGTTTATAATGAAGATGGGAAAACTTATATCGGGGATTTTGTATTGGATATTAATCCGCCTGCTTATTATGCATTAGCCATAAATAATTCAAATGTAAAAAAAACGGAGAGTCCCGTACAATTGACAAAGGATAATAAGATTTTGATAACTTCTAGTAATTCGGCAGGTAATTATGCTAAATATATTTTCTATACAAAAGGAAATCAATTACGTTATATTGATTGTGCAAGTAATTATAAAGAAGGTTTGTTCATGACTTTTGATGCCCCAATAACGGCAATTCATTATGATATTTACTCGAATAATCATAAAGAGTTTGGCGTGGGATTGGCAAATGGTGATTTTATGCGAGTGGATATTCGGGATAAAAATAATCCGTTTGTTATCAAAAAATCAGTCTTTAATGTGGGTGGTGAAATTGTAGATGTCTCTACAACTGGATCGAGAGATTATAATGTTGAATAAGTGACTTGTTGTATGTAAATCATTGTATATAAGTATGGAAAATTCTATAGTTCGAGTGGAACATCTGTCCCACAGGTATTCTGTGCAGTGGGCGATACGGGATATTAATTTTGAAATTAGTGGAAATGGGGTGGTTGGATTGTTGGGGTCGAATGGTGCGGGAAAGTCTACCACGATGAATATTATTTGTGGGGTTTTGAATCAAACGGAGGGGAACGTGTTTATTAACGGGATCAATTTGAGAGAGGATCCCGTTGAGGCAAAGCGATATATTGGATTTTTACCTCAACAACCACCGTTGTACACGGATTTGACAGTTGAAGAATATTTAAAGCATTCGGCTTTTTTGCGGTTGATGCCGGCAGAAGAGGTCGGGAAGGCAGTGGACCGGGCTTTGGACCGTTGTGCGATCACGCATTTCCGGGATCGTTTGATAAAAAATTTATCCGGTGGTTACCAACAACGAGT from Butyricimonas virosa encodes the following:
- a CDS encoding PKD-like family lipoprotein, with the protein product MKTKYILLSLFSAWLLAGCFEDEGNYSYLPESAPTFLFKSPNHIYCYEDDTTIMKGSFRFNTSDSLERMADLSYEWKLNGVVLCTEKDFNVPTNEAMDKLGLTEYPSSFLVGTYSVIENSTGLRYMTKVLYNFIPKYGKGNWMILSKDGENSKLSYQRLIKKNNGNKVDTTFENTIGIFQKMNGEIIPGTPRKLLDHLAPSISVYSLATLVLTDKVAYEVSNENLKKANDLKDEFLDGTPANFSIVDAFYSNRITFLVAEDGRLFRRLFSENYLGGKFLTEPYEIDSKGYEVDFIGNGQTSNWTSQRLAYDRKNHRVLTINHSTVAASMGAIFPVTFVGTGHAVTPWDMGENSEVLAISEKEDEWLSPYTLKLYRMVYNEDGKTYIGDFVLDINPPAYYALAINNSNVKKTESPVQLTKDNKILITSSNSAGNYAKYIFYTKGNQLRYIDCASNYKEGLFMTFDAPITAIHYDIYSNNHKEFGVGLANGDFMRVDIRDKNNPFVIKKSVFNVGGEIVDVSTTGSRDYNVE